Proteins co-encoded in one Inmirania thermothiophila genomic window:
- a CDS encoding gamma-glutamyltransferase has protein sequence MPPRRPPLGAVAAGHPATAEAAVEALRAGGNAFDAAIAAHLAACVAEPVLASLGGGGYLLAAPARRPPVLYDFFVHTPRRRRPAHEVDFHPIVADFGTTTQEFHIGLGAAATPGTVAGLFAIHRDLARLPLARLAEPALALARRGVRLNAFQAYVFDIVGVIYLATPGARAVFAHPRAQPPRLPRRGELLRMPALADTLEALVREGEGLFYRGEIARRIAALSAEAGGHLQAEDLAAYRVVRRTPLTLAYRDARLHTNPPPSCGGALVAGALAHLARTPPAPFGSRAEALRLQAALAAADARRRRHGADAEALLADALAAPQARRGTTHVSIADAEGNLAALTVTNGEGCGHVVPGTGIMLNNMLGEEDLNPGGFHRWPTDRRMGSMMAPSLLARDGTVVAFGSGGSNRIRSALLQFAVNLVDHRMSLAAAVDAPRMHCEGGRIDLEAGYDPEAVAALEGAGALRLWAERNLFFGGVHAVLCDRGRLAAHGDPRRGGVGRIVRARRRR, from the coding sequence ATGCCGCCACGCCGCCCGCCGCTGGGTGCCGTCGCCGCCGGCCACCCGGCCACAGCCGAGGCCGCCGTCGAGGCGCTGCGCGCCGGCGGCAACGCCTTCGACGCCGCGATCGCGGCGCACCTGGCCGCCTGCGTGGCCGAACCGGTGCTCGCCTCCCTCGGCGGCGGCGGCTATCTTCTCGCCGCCCCGGCGCGCCGCCCGCCCGTGCTCTACGACTTCTTCGTCCACACCCCGCGGCGCCGGCGCCCCGCGCACGAGGTGGACTTCCATCCCATCGTCGCCGACTTCGGCACCACCACCCAGGAGTTCCACATCGGCCTCGGCGCCGCCGCCACCCCGGGCACGGTGGCGGGGCTGTTCGCCATCCACCGCGATCTCGCGCGCCTGCCGCTGGCGAGGCTGGCCGAGCCCGCCCTCGCACTGGCGCGCCGCGGCGTGCGCCTGAACGCCTTCCAGGCCTACGTCTTCGACATCGTCGGCGTAATCTATCTGGCCACGCCGGGTGCGCGCGCGGTCTTCGCCCATCCGCGGGCGCAGCCGCCGCGCCTTCCCCGCCGCGGCGAGCTGCTGCGCATGCCGGCGCTCGCCGACACCCTGGAGGCGCTGGTGCGCGAGGGCGAGGGGCTGTTCTACCGCGGCGAGATCGCCCGCCGCATCGCCGCGCTCTCGGCCGAGGCCGGCGGCCATCTGCAGGCCGAGGACCTCGCCGCCTACCGCGTCGTGCGCCGCACACCCCTCACGCTCGCCTACCGCGACGCCCGCCTCCACACCAACCCGCCGCCATCCTGCGGCGGCGCCCTCGTCGCCGGCGCCTTGGCGCATCTTGCGCGCACCCCGCCCGCGCCCTTCGGCAGCCGCGCCGAGGCCCTGCGTCTGCAGGCGGCGCTGGCCGCCGCCGACGCCCGGCGGCGGCGTCACGGCGCCGACGCCGAGGCCCTGCTCGCCGACGCCCTCGCCGCACCCCAGGCCCGGCGGGGCACCACCCACGTGAGCATCGCCGACGCCGAGGGCAACCTCGCCGCCCTCACCGTCACCAACGGCGAGGGCTGCGGCCACGTGGTGCCGGGCACCGGGATCATGCTCAACAACATGCTGGGCGAGGAGGATCTCAACCCCGGCGGCTTCCACCGCTGGCCCACCGACCGGCGCATGGGCTCGATGATGGCGCCGAGCCTGCTCGCCCGAGACGGGACCGTCGTCGCCTTCGGCTCCGGCGGCTCGAACCGGATCCGCTCGGCGCTTCTGCAGTTCGCGGTCAACCTGGTCGACCATCGGATGTCCCTCGCGGCGGCCGTGGACGCCCCGCGCATGCACTGCGAGGGCGGCCGCATCGACCTCGAGGCGGGCTACGACCCGGAGGCCGTGGCGGCCCTCGAGGGCGCCGGGGCGCTGCGCCTGTGGGCCGAGCGCAACCTCTTCTTCGGCGGAGTGCACGCGGTCCTTTGCGACCGCGGCCGCCTCGCCGCCCACGGCGATCCCCGCCGCGGCGGCGTGGGCCGCATCGTGCGCGCGCGCAGACGCCGTTGA
- a CDS encoding SUMF1/EgtB/PvdO family nonheme iron enzyme → MAGESRIDERLLGELVPVNGLSAGSRRQLAEKAELLALAPGDVLFRRGERDGRTLYLLEGEIELTDGRGGRVQVRAGTATARHPLAQHQPRQVTATARTPARVLAVETALLDMLLTWDQSPDHQYEVEEIAEDDGDWMTRMLQNRVFLKLPPANIQQIIMRMEDVRVRAGDVVVRQGEEGDYYYYIRKGRAVVLRRPSPGAPEVRLAELGEGDGFGEEALVADERRNATVRMLTDGHLMRLAKKDFVQLIRDPLQNAVDYYKGESIVASGGAWLDVRLPDEHANAHIAGSINIPLPALRLQLSRLQRGRPYVIYCDTGRRSAVAAFILSEKGYEAHVLAGGLQALPPEVFLSSARPHEEGPVVKPQAAAAPRAADEAAEALRRRAEEEAGRVLAEARRAAEEEARRLLEEARRAMEEVRAEQARARAEAERLAQLKETLEGERRALEEAAAAHTAARDAALTEARAEAERLRRRHDEMEAAWVASQQEVARLEEELARLREARAQAASDMDRARREADEARRGQEEAAAALRRRADEAEAARRELEALRERLEAVEAERERLAAEAGELRSATELEEALREAEAARARAEQRAAELERSLDEQQAEVRRLAAELAAATDRIHELEVEKEELWRARKEAEQEVAQARREAVEVIQRAHQEAEALKRELKAARSEAEEEIRRRLEAETSRLQAQLRSQVRAAERRGAAAARTPGRRRVAAALAVAVTAAVAAAVAAGALWAWRAGLVRLPDAADVAAPPAPPAEEPGRAGPQPAPEPRPAARAAPAPPRSAPPAEARARPGRRFRDPLRNGGLGPEMVEIPGGRFVMGSGEDEPYLNERPAHEVRLAAFAVGRTEVTFEDYDRFAQATGRPLPDDEGWGRGRQPVINVSWEDAAAYAAWLSQETGHVYRLPSEAQWEYAARAGTGGIYWWGSFIGVGNANCFNCGNPFDGARPVAVGSFPANPFGLHDTAGNVAEWVQDCYHPSYEGAPADGRPWEEPGCAERVVRGGSFTSAAKNLRVTVRERFAPDVRAENIGFRLVRLR, encoded by the coding sequence GTGGCCGGAGAGTCCCGGATCGACGAGCGGCTGCTGGGCGAGCTGGTGCCGGTGAACGGCCTTTCGGCGGGCAGCCGCCGCCAGCTCGCGGAGAAGGCCGAGCTCCTCGCGCTCGCCCCGGGCGACGTCCTCTTCCGCCGCGGCGAGCGCGACGGCCGCACCCTCTACCTCCTCGAGGGCGAGATCGAGCTCACCGACGGCCGCGGCGGCCGGGTGCAGGTGCGCGCGGGCACCGCCACCGCCCGCCACCCCCTCGCCCAGCATCAGCCGCGCCAGGTCACCGCCACCGCCCGCACGCCGGCGCGGGTGCTGGCGGTGGAGACGGCGCTGCTGGACATGCTCCTCACCTGGGATCAGTCGCCCGACCACCAGTACGAGGTGGAGGAGATCGCCGAGGACGACGGCGACTGGATGACGCGGATGCTGCAGAACCGCGTCTTCCTCAAGCTGCCGCCGGCCAACATCCAGCAGATCATCATGCGCATGGAGGACGTGCGCGTGCGCGCCGGCGACGTGGTGGTCCGCCAGGGGGAGGAGGGCGACTACTACTACTACATCCGCAAGGGGCGGGCGGTGGTCCTGCGCAGGCCCTCGCCCGGCGCCCCCGAGGTGCGCCTGGCCGAGCTCGGCGAGGGCGACGGCTTCGGCGAGGAGGCGCTCGTCGCCGACGAGCGGCGCAACGCCACCGTGCGCATGCTCACCGACGGCCACCTCATGCGCCTGGCCAAGAAGGACTTCGTCCAGCTCATCCGCGATCCGCTGCAGAACGCGGTGGACTACTACAAGGGCGAGTCCATCGTCGCCTCCGGCGGGGCGTGGCTCGACGTGCGCCTGCCCGACGAGCACGCCAACGCCCACATCGCGGGCAGCATCAACATCCCCCTCCCGGCGCTGCGGCTGCAGCTCTCGAGGCTCCAGCGCGGGCGCCCGTACGTGATCTACTGCGACACCGGCCGCCGCAGTGCGGTGGCCGCCTTCATCCTCAGCGAGAAGGGCTACGAGGCCCATGTCCTCGCCGGCGGCCTCCAGGCCCTGCCACCGGAGGTGTTCCTGAGCAGCGCCCGTCCGCACGAGGAAGGGCCGGTGGTCAAGCCGCAGGCCGCGGCCGCGCCGCGGGCGGCGGACGAGGCGGCGGAGGCGTTGCGGCGGCGGGCCGAGGAGGAGGCCGGGCGGGTGCTCGCCGAGGCCCGGCGGGCGGCCGAGGAGGAGGCGCGCCGGCTCCTCGAGGAGGCGCGCCGGGCGATGGAGGAGGTGCGGGCCGAGCAGGCCCGCGCGAGGGCGGAGGCCGAGCGGCTCGCGCAGCTCAAGGAGACCCTCGAGGGGGAGCGGCGCGCCCTCGAGGAAGCGGCCGCCGCGCACACGGCCGCGCGCGACGCCGCGCTGACCGAGGCGCGGGCGGAGGCCGAGCGGCTGCGCCGGCGCCACGACGAGATGGAGGCCGCCTGGGTGGCCTCGCAGCAGGAGGTGGCCCGCCTCGAGGAGGAGCTGGCGCGGCTGCGGGAGGCGCGGGCGCAGGCCGCCTCCGACATGGACCGCGCGCGGCGCGAGGCGGACGAGGCGCGCCGCGGGCAGGAGGAGGCCGCGGCGGCGCTGCGCCGGCGCGCCGACGAGGCGGAGGCGGCGCGGCGCGAGCTCGAGGCGCTGCGGGAGCGGCTCGAGGCCGTCGAGGCCGAGCGCGAGCGTCTCGCGGCCGAGGCCGGGGAGCTTCGGTCGGCGACCGAGCTGGAGGAGGCGCTGCGGGAGGCGGAGGCCGCGCGCGCGCGGGCCGAGCAGCGCGCCGCCGAGCTGGAGCGCTCGCTCGACGAGCAGCAGGCCGAGGTGCGGCGGCTCGCCGCCGAGCTCGCCGCCGCCACCGACCGCATCCACGAGCTGGAGGTGGAGAAGGAGGAGCTCTGGCGGGCGCGCAAGGAGGCCGAGCAGGAGGTGGCGCAGGCCCGGCGTGAGGCGGTGGAGGTGATCCAGCGCGCCCACCAGGAGGCCGAGGCCCTCAAGCGCGAGCTCAAGGCCGCGCGCAGCGAGGCCGAGGAGGAGATCCGCCGCCGCCTGGAGGCGGAGACCAGCCGGCTGCAGGCGCAGCTGCGCTCGCAGGTCCGCGCCGCCGAGCGCCGAGGGGCCGCGGCGGCCCGCACACCCGGACGCCGCAGGGTGGCGGCGGCGCTGGCGGTGGCGGTGACGGCGGCGGTGGCGGCGGCGGTGGCGGCGGGTGCCCTGTGGGCCTGGCGCGCGGGGCTCGTGCGCCTGCCGGATGCGGCCGACGTGGCGGCACCGCCGGCGCCGCCGGCGGAGGAGCCGGGCCGCGCCGGCCCGCAGCCTGCGCCGGAGCCGCGGCCGGCGGCCCGGGCGGCGCCGGCCCCGCCGCGGAGCGCTCCGCCGGCCGAGGCGCGGGCACGCCCCGGCCGGCGTTTCCGCGACCCGCTGCGCAACGGCGGGCTCGGGCCCGAGATGGTGGAGATCCCCGGCGGCCGCTTCGTCATGGGCAGCGGCGAGGACGAGCCCTACCTCAACGAGCGCCCGGCGCACGAGGTGCGCCTGGCCGCCTTCGCCGTCGGCCGCACCGAGGTCACCTTCGAGGACTACGACCGCTTCGCCCAGGCCACGGGGCGGCCGCTGCCGGACGACGAGGGCTGGGGCCGCGGGCGTCAGCCCGTGATCAACGTCTCGTGGGAGGATGCCGCGGCCTATGCGGCGTGGCTCTCGCAGGAGACCGGCCACGTCTACCGCCTGCCCAGCGAGGCGCAGTGGGAGTATGCGGCCCGCGCCGGCACCGGCGGCATCTACTGGTGGGGCAGCTTCATCGGGGTCGGCAACGCCAACTGCTTCAACTGCGGCAATCCCTTCGACGGCGCCCGCCCGGTGGCGGTGGGAAGCTTCCCGGCCAACCCCTTCGGCCTGCACGACACCGCCGGGAATGTGGCCGAGTGGGTGCAGGACTGCTATCACCCGAGCTACGAGGGGGCGCCTGCGGACGGGCGGCCCTGGGAGGAGCCGGGGTGCGCGGAGCGGGTCGTGCGCGGGGGCTCCTTCACCAGCGCCGCCAAGAACCTGCGCGTGACCGTGCGCGAGCGCTTCGCGCCCGACGTGCGGGCGGAGAACATCGGCTTCCGGCTCGTGCGCCTGCGCTGA
- a CDS encoding PfkB family carbohydrate kinase, protein MARGPILVVGNVVVDLVLEVAPLPRPDEEVRADGAWLDVGGNGANVARVLAALGREVALAAVLPGPPWEGLVRGALAGVELAHALAAPGQALSAVLLDRGAGTRTIVHHRALPEYPAEALAALAGPRWGWAHIEARDGRIQAGLVAGLREAGVAVSVEVEKERPGLEALLAEAAVAVFSRPFAEGRGARGPEDAAARLAGLAPGAVVVATWGAEGCAVRLADGRVVRVAGEPVAGPADTLGAGDVFQAGLVAALARGADAVTAAREGAALAARRCRTRGLGRFVAALRAR, encoded by the coding sequence ATGGCGCGCGGGCCGATCCTCGTCGTGGGCAACGTGGTGGTGGACCTCGTCCTCGAGGTGGCGCCGCTGCCGCGCCCGGACGAGGAGGTGCGGGCGGATGGGGCCTGGCTCGACGTGGGCGGCAACGGCGCCAACGTCGCCCGCGTCCTCGCCGCCCTCGGCCGCGAGGTGGCGCTGGCGGCGGTGCTGCCGGGGCCGCCCTGGGAGGGGCTGGTGCGCGGGGCGCTGGCCGGGGTGGAGCTCGCGCACGCGCTGGCGGCACCCGGTCAGGCGCTGTCGGCGGTGCTCCTCGACCGCGGCGCCGGTACCCGCACCATCGTCCACCACCGCGCCCTGCCCGAATACCCCGCCGAGGCCCTCGCCGCGCTGGCCGGCCCCCGGTGGGGGTGGGCCCACATCGAGGCCCGCGACGGCCGCATCCAGGCGGGCCTTGTGGCGGGGCTGCGCGAGGCCGGGGTGGCGGTCTCGGTGGAGGTGGAGAAGGAGCGGCCGGGGCTCGAGGCGCTGCTCGCCGAGGCGGCGGTGGCGGTCTTCTCGCGCCCCTTCGCGGAGGGCCGCGGCGCGCGCGGGCCGGAGGATGCCGCGGCCCGCCTCGCGGGGCTCGCCCCGGGCGCGGTGGTGGTGGCGACCTGGGGGGCGGAGGGCTGCGCGGTGCGGCTCGCCGACGGCCGCGTGGTGCGGGTGGCGGGGGAGCCGGTGGCGGGTCCCGCCGACACCCTCGGCGCCGGCGACGTCTTCCAGGCCGGGCTCGTGGCCGCGCTGGCGCGGGGCGCGGACGCGGTGACGGCGGCGCGGGAAGGGGCGGCGCTCGCCGCGCGGCGCTGCCGCACGCGCGGCCTCGGCCGCTTCGTCGCCGCCCTGCGGGCCCGCTAG
- a CDS encoding ABC transporter ATP-binding protein, which translates to MPASASPLRAAAIEVRGLTKRYGDVVAVDGVGFGIAHGTVCALLGGNGAGKTTTLAMLLGLLEPSAGEVRVLGADMRRERHRVLSRMNFSSPYVDLPQRLTVRENLTVFGHLYGLADVRRRIEELAELFDLGPLLHRPHGTLSAGQRTRVGLAKALLNRPEVLLLDEPTASLDPDTADRLRGLLLQYRRESGATILLASHNMPEVERLCDQVLMMRAGSIVDRGTPRELLARYGRRDLEEVFLDIARGRRAEAVP; encoded by the coding sequence ATGCCCGCCTCTGCCTCGCCCCTGCGTGCCGCCGCCATCGAGGTCCGCGGCCTGACCAAGCGCTACGGCGACGTGGTGGCCGTCGACGGGGTCGGCTTCGGCATCGCGCACGGTACGGTGTGCGCGCTGCTCGGCGGCAACGGCGCGGGCAAGACCACGACCCTGGCGATGCTGCTCGGGCTGCTCGAGCCGAGCGCCGGCGAGGTGCGGGTGCTGGGCGCGGACATGCGCCGCGAGCGCCACCGCGTGCTGTCGCGGATGAACTTCTCCTCGCCCTACGTGGACCTGCCCCAGCGGCTGACGGTGCGGGAGAATCTCACCGTCTTCGGCCATCTCTACGGGCTCGCGGACGTGCGCCGCCGCATCGAGGAGCTGGCGGAGCTGTTCGATCTCGGCCCGCTGCTGCATCGGCCCCACGGGACGCTCTCGGCCGGCCAGCGCACGCGGGTGGGGCTGGCCAAGGCGCTGCTGAACCGGCCCGAGGTGCTGCTCCTGGACGAGCCCACGGCCTCGCTCGACCCGGACACGGCGGACCGCCTGCGCGGGCTGCTGCTCCAGTACCGGCGCGAGAGCGGGGCGACGATCCTGCTCGCCTCCCACAACATGCCGGAGGTGGAGCGGCTGTGCGACCAGGTGCTGATGATGCGCGCCGGGAGCATCGTCGACCGCGGCACGCCGCGCGAGCTGCTGGCCCGCTACGGGCGGCGCGACCTCGAGGAGGTCTTCCTCGACATCGCCCGCGGCAGGCGCGCGGAGGCGGTGCCGTGA
- a CDS encoding ABC transporter permease yields MRGSPARRVAAMVLRYLYLMRRSWPRLLELAYWPTVQMVLWGFITRFLLTNSTWLVQAAGALIAAVLLWEVLFRGQLGVSLAFMEEMHSRNLGHLFVSPLRPQELVAAFLVISLVRTLIGVGTAALLAIPLYHYSIFSMGPALVAFFACLLVMGWAIGLMVSALVLRYGLGAESMAWVAIFAVAPVSGIYYPVSVLPEWLRPVAWVLPSSHVFEGMRALLFEARFDAGLMGTALLLDALWLALGAGLFLAAFRVARRDGLLLRVGE; encoded by the coding sequence GTGAGGGGGTCGCCGGCGCGCCGGGTGGCCGCCATGGTGCTGCGCTACCTCTACCTCATGCGCCGCTCCTGGCCGCGGCTGCTCGAGCTCGCCTACTGGCCGACGGTGCAGATGGTGCTGTGGGGCTTCATCACCCGCTTCCTGCTCACCAACAGCACCTGGCTGGTGCAGGCGGCGGGGGCGCTGATCGCGGCGGTGCTGCTCTGGGAGGTGCTCTTCCGCGGCCAGCTCGGCGTCTCCCTCGCCTTCATGGAGGAGATGCACTCGCGCAATCTGGGCCACCTCTTCGTCAGCCCCCTGCGCCCGCAGGAGCTGGTGGCGGCCTTCCTCGTCATCAGCCTCGTGCGCACCTTGATCGGCGTCGGCACCGCGGCGCTGCTGGCCATCCCCCTCTACCACTACTCGATCTTCTCCATGGGGCCGGCCCTGGTGGCCTTCTTCGCCTGCCTCCTGGTGATGGGCTGGGCCATCGGCCTGATGGTCTCCGCCCTCGTGCTGCGCTACGGCCTCGGCGCCGAGAGCATGGCCTGGGTGGCCATCTTCGCGGTCGCCCCGGTGAGCGGGATCTACTACCCCGTCTCGGTGCTTCCCGAGTGGCTGCGTCCGGTGGCCTGGGTGCTGCCCTCGAGCCACGTCTTCGAGGGGATGCGTGCGCTGCTGTTCGAGGCCCGCTTCGACGCCGGCCTCATGGGCACGGCGCTCCTCCTCGACGCCCTCTGGCTCGCCCTCGGCGCGGGCCTCTTCCTCGCCGCCTTCCGCGTCGCCCGCCGCGACGGGCTGCTGCTGCGTGTGGGAGAATAG
- a CDS encoding tetratricopeptide repeat protein produces the protein MQRMRCLALMLGLAAAGAAWAGPYEDGVAAFTRGDYQRAFALFKPLADAGDARAQVRLGIMYFNGQGVAEDEGEALRWFRSAAEAGDADGAFRLGYLYAYGYAEPEEGTAQEAAARWYRRAAEQGHADAAFQLGLLYLTGSGIDKDPEEGMRWIRRAAEAGLKEARDFVGDYR, from the coding sequence ATGCAGCGGATGCGTTGCTTGGCGCTCATGCTCGGTCTCGCGGCCGCGGGCGCGGCATGGGCGGGACCCTACGAGGACGGGGTGGCTGCCTTCACGCGCGGCGACTACCAACGCGCCTTCGCCCTCTTCAAGCCGCTGGCCGACGCGGGGGATGCGCGGGCGCAGGTGCGGCTCGGCATCATGTACTTCAACGGCCAGGGGGTGGCGGAGGACGAGGGCGAGGCCCTGCGCTGGTTCCGCAGCGCCGCCGAGGCCGGGGACGCCGACGGCGCCTTCCGGCTGGGCTATCTCTACGCCTACGGCTACGCCGAGCCCGAGGAGGGCACCGCGCAGGAGGCGGCGGCGCGCTGGTATCGGCGGGCGGCCGAGCAGGGCCACGCCGATGCGGCCTTCCAGCTCGGGCTCCTCTATCTCACGGGCAGCGGCATCGACAAGGACCCCGAGGAGGGCATGCGCTGGATCCGCCGCGCCGCCGAGGCCGGCCTCAAGGAGGCGCGGGACTTCGTCGGCGACTACCGGTAG
- the nfi gene encoding deoxyribonuclease V (cleaves DNA at apurinic or apyrimidinic sites): MPSQRRRIRPLHDWDVDPAEAAAIQRALAPRVVREDRLGEIRLVAGIDVGFEAAGGVTRAAVAVLSWPGLEPVDQALARRPTTFPYVPGLLSFREIPAVLEAMAALRQWPHLVLCDGQGLAHPRRFGLACHLGLVLDLPAIGVAKSRLVGTHGPLPPRRGAWVPLTEGEEVIGAVVRTRDGVRPLYVSIGHRISLASAVDWVLRCAPRYRLPETTRQAHRLASPPRAPATGSRRRSPAPP, encoded by the coding sequence GTGCCGTCGCAGCGCCGGCGCATCCGCCCCCTCCATGACTGGGACGTCGATCCCGCCGAGGCGGCGGCCATCCAGCGGGCGCTCGCGCCACGGGTGGTGCGCGAGGACCGCCTCGGCGAGATCCGCCTCGTCGCCGGCATCGACGTCGGCTTCGAGGCGGCCGGTGGCGTCACCCGCGCCGCGGTGGCGGTGCTGTCCTGGCCCGGGCTGGAGCCGGTGGATCAGGCGCTCGCGCGCCGGCCCACCACCTTCCCCTACGTCCCGGGGCTGCTGTCCTTCCGCGAGATACCCGCGGTGCTGGAGGCGATGGCGGCGCTGCGGCAGTGGCCGCATCTCGTCCTCTGCGACGGCCAGGGGCTTGCGCACCCCCGCCGCTTCGGCCTCGCCTGCCACCTGGGCCTCGTCCTGGACCTGCCCGCGATCGGCGTCGCCAAGTCGCGCCTCGTGGGGACGCACGGCCCGCTCCCGCCCCGGCGCGGCGCCTGGGTCCCCCTCACCGAGGGCGAGGAGGTGATCGGCGCCGTGGTCCGCACGCGCGACGGCGTGCGCCCCCTCTATGTCTCCATCGGTCACCGGATCTCGCTCGCCAGCGCGGTGGACTGGGTGCTGCGCTGCGCCCCGCGCTACCGCCTGCCCGAGACCACGCGGCAGGCCCACCGCCTGGCCTCGCCGCCCCGGGCGCCGGCTACCGGTAGTCGCCGACGAAGTCCCGCGCCTCCTTGA
- a CDS encoding NADP(H)-dependent aldo-keto reductase: protein MELRPLGETGIRVGRIALGTMTFGEQNSEAEAHAQLDRAVDAGVNLIDTAEMYPIPPAAETQGRTEAIIGSWLHRRPGMRGRIVLATKVSGRADWLPWIRDGSPRLTRSHIHRAIDDSLRRLGTDHVDLYQLHWPDRHTNFFGRLGYEHAPDADETPIEETLAALEELVRAGKVRWVGVSNETPWGVMRYLRAAERLGLPRIVSIQNPYSLLNRSFEVGLAEIAHREGVGLLAYSPLAFGVLTGKYLDGARPPGARLTLFEDRARYTRYSTPEGEAATRAYVALAREHGLSPAQMALAYVLSRPFVTAAIIGATTLAQLEENLGAEDLVLPPEVLEGIEAIHRRHPNPCP from the coding sequence ATGGAACTGCGCCCCCTGGGCGAGACCGGCATCCGCGTCGGGCGCATCGCGCTCGGGACCATGACCTTCGGCGAGCAGAACAGCGAGGCCGAGGCCCACGCCCAGCTCGACCGCGCCGTGGATGCCGGCGTCAACCTCATCGACACCGCCGAGATGTACCCCATCCCGCCGGCGGCCGAGACCCAGGGCCGCACCGAGGCCATCATCGGCAGCTGGCTGCACCGCCGCCCCGGCATGCGCGGGCGCATCGTGCTCGCGACCAAGGTCAGCGGCCGGGCCGACTGGCTGCCCTGGATCCGCGACGGCAGCCCGCGCCTGACCCGCAGCCACATCCACCGCGCCATCGACGACAGCCTGCGCCGCCTGGGCACCGACCACGTGGACCTCTACCAGCTCCACTGGCCCGACCGCCACACCAACTTCTTCGGCCGCCTCGGCTACGAGCACGCGCCCGACGCGGACGAGACCCCCATCGAGGAGACCCTGGCCGCGCTGGAGGAGCTGGTCCGCGCCGGCAAGGTCCGCTGGGTCGGCGTCTCCAACGAGACCCCCTGGGGCGTCATGCGCTACCTGCGCGCCGCCGAGCGGCTCGGGCTTCCCCGCATCGTCTCGATCCAGAACCCCTACAGCCTGCTCAACCGCAGCTTCGAGGTGGGGCTCGCGGAGATCGCCCACCGCGAGGGGGTGGGTCTGCTCGCCTACTCGCCGCTCGCCTTCGGCGTGCTCACGGGCAAGTACCTCGACGGCGCCCGTCCGCCGGGGGCGCGCCTGACCCTGTTCGAGGACCGCGCCCGCTACACCCGCTACAGCACCCCGGAGGGCGAGGCCGCCACCCGCGCCTACGTGGCCCTCGCCCGCGAGCACGGCCTCTCGCCGGCGCAGATGGCCCTCGCCTACGTGCTGTCGCGGCCCTTCGTCACCGCCGCCATCATCGGCGCCACGACCCTGGCGCAGCTGGAGGAGAACCTGGGCGCGGAGGACCTCGTCCTGCCCCCCGAGGTCCTGGAGGGCATCGAGGCCATCCACCGCCGCCACCCCAACCCCTGCCCCTGA
- a CDS encoding phosphoribulokinase encodes MSVKHPIIAVTGSSGAGTSTVKVAFEHIFYREGIDAVVIEGDSFHRYDRNEMREKVKEAERKGIPFSHFGPAANILDKLEELFRQYSETGTGQRRYYLHNEEEAAPWGQPPGTFTPWEPIPEGSDLLFYEGLHGGVVTDEVNVAQWVDLLIGVVPVVNLEWIQKIHRDCKSRGYSPEAVTDTILRRMHDYVHYITPQFSRTDINFQRVPTVDTSNPFIARDIPTPDESFVVIRFRDPKKFGIDFPYLLAMLHDSFMSRRNTIVVPGGKMGLAMEIILTPIIHEMMERRRREL; translated from the coding sequence ATGTCGGTCAAGCACCCCATCATCGCCGTCACCGGCTCCTCCGGGGCCGGCACCAGCACGGTCAAGGTGGCCTTCGAGCACATCTTCTACCGCGAGGGCATCGACGCGGTGGTGATCGAGGGCGACAGCTTCCACCGCTACGACCGCAACGAGATGCGGGAGAAGGTCAAGGAGGCCGAGCGGAAGGGCATCCCGTTCAGCCACTTCGGCCCTGCCGCCAACATCCTCGACAAGCTCGAGGAGCTGTTCCGCCAGTACAGCGAGACCGGCACCGGCCAGCGCCGCTACTATCTCCACAACGAGGAGGAGGCCGCCCCCTGGGGCCAGCCGCCCGGCACCTTCACCCCGTGGGAGCCCATCCCCGAGGGCAGCGACCTGCTGTTCTACGAGGGCCTGCACGGCGGCGTGGTCACCGACGAGGTCAACGTCGCGCAGTGGGTGGACCTGCTCATCGGTGTGGTCCCGGTGGTCAACCTGGAGTGGATCCAGAAGATCCACCGCGACTGCAAGAGCCGCGGCTACTCGCCGGAGGCGGTCACCGACACCATCCTGCGGCGGATGCACGACTACGTGCACTACATCACGCCGCAGTTCTCGCGCACCGACATCAACTTCCAGCGCGTGCCCACAGTGGACACCTCGAACCCCTTCATCGCCCGCGACATCCCCACGCCGGACGAGAGCTTCGTGGTGATCCGCTTCCGCGACCCGAAGAAGTTCGGGATCGACTTCCCGTACCTGCTGGCGATGCTCCACGACTCCTTCATGTCGCGGCGCAACACGATCGTCGTCCCCGGCGGCAAGATGGGCCTGGCGATGGAGATCATCCTCACCCCCATCATCCACGAGATGATGGAGCGGCGCCGGCGCGAGCTCTGA